DNA from Lactobacillus sp. ESL0791:
CTGGGAGTGGGGGCAGTTTTAAGCTATGTATTAGCCTTAGGATTACAGTTGACTAGCAAAATGTCCTCTTTTAAGCAGTCGGTTGCGCTCAATTTTTTGTTGACGCCATTGCTGCTATTTTACTTTTTTCAGTTTAACTTTTTAACGGTGCTGTTTAACCTGCTAGTGGTCCCGTATTTTAACTGGGTAGTCATGCCCGTAACTTTTATTAATTTGCTTTTGTTTCCTGTTTATCCGGCTCTTTCGCGTTTGCTAGAGCTTGTTTTAGAAAATGGCGAACAGGTAATTGCCAAAGTTTCTGCAACGAAATTGGGTTTATTTACTTTTGGCAAAATCAATTGGTGGCAGTGCCTAGGTATTTTAGTTTTGACAATAATTTACCTCAGTCTTTTAAATGAAGGAAATGAAAATAAAAGATTAAGGTTAAAGCTTTGCAGTAGTCTTCTTTTGAGCTATACTTTATGTTTTTGCCTAATCCATTTTCCTTTAACTGGACAGGTAACTCTGATCGATGTGGGGCAGGGCGATAGTATTTTGATCACAACCCCTTTTCCTAGGAAAACATATATGATTGATACAGGTGGAAAATTGAATTTTTCGGGGAAAAGGATAAAACCGCAGATTGAAAAAATTACCATTCCATTTTTAAAAGCGCAGGGGATCAGTACGATTGACGGACTGTTTGTGACGCATCAAGACGCCGATCACGTTGGCGATCTGGGACCACTACTTGAACAGGTTAATGTTCGCAATTTGTATACTGCTAAAGGGTTAATAGCTAATCCGTCTTTTCAAAAAAGAATTGCGGGAAAAATGGCACAAACCAGATTGACCGAACTTTTAGCAGGAATGCAGGTAAAAGAAAGCAAAATCACTTTTGCAATTGTTTACCCGTTTAAAGCTGGCGAGGGAAAAAATGAAGATTCTTTGTCGTTGTTATTTCGTTTGGCAAACAAAACCTGGCTGTTTACCGGTGACCTGGGACAGGAGGGAGAAAAAGAAATAACAGCTAATTTTGCATTGCAGGTCAATTATTTTAAATTGGGTCATCACGGCAGTAAAACTTCTTCAAATCCGGAATTTTTGAGGACATTGCAGCCCGAAAAAGTATTTATTTCGGCGGGACGGAACAATCGCTTTGGGCACCCACATCCTGAAACGTTACAAACTTTAAGGACGTTAGGAATTCCGTGGGTTTCGACCCAGGACTGTGGTATGATTAGCTGGATATATGGCGGCTTTAACCGGCCCCAATTTAACTATTTTTTACCGGTGAAGAATAAATGACATTACTTTCTTTATTTAAGAATACAGATAACAACAACCCACATACATTACTTTGGGGACCAGATGCCTTTCTCAATGATTATTTGACACGCTCTTATTCCCGTGAACAGCAGTTTGCGGGTTACGAAAGGGTGATCGTTGATTGCGAGGCCGATGGTTTAGATGATTTGCTTGCAGATTTGACGGAATCTAGTTTGTTTAGCCAGCAAAAATTAATTACGATTAAAAATCCGTTTTTTTTGACGGCCAAGGTACCTAAAAAATTTCAGCGCCAATTAACAC
Protein-coding regions in this window:
- a CDS encoding DNA internalization-related competence protein ComEC/Rec2, which translates into the protein MQRLKTTWKSDCTSPGLFALIAFLLAALSCLLFQSSTLWQKLLCLSFGGYVLFLLAKKYSRLIWMLSGILIVFVIAAGFQAKPQRVVLTADTVIKVYPDEVKCSDDWLSGTGYVGKRKILFSATVTPQERKTVRSGKILFLKDLSGEIDPIEPATNYGQFDYQKFYAGKNIFQKIKLKSFRLVAADSTDLFAILHKFRFNLQMYFKRMPRILGFFASELLLAENPESENQAILDNYRNLGVIHLLSISGLHVGIYTLVLGIFCSWLKFTEEGTFALNCLLLLLGIFLSGGQAGFIRASLAYFLGKIFKFKNIRLTNFDLLGLTLIIHLLFVPRLLLGVGAVLSYVLALGLQLTSKMSSFKQSVALNFLLTPLLLFYFFQFNFLTVLFNLLVVPYFNWVVMPVTFINLLLFPVYPALSRLLELVLENGEQVIAKVSATKLGLFTFGKINWWQCLGILVLTIIYLSLLNEGNENKRLRLKLCSSLLLSYTLCFCLIHFPLTGQVTLIDVGQGDSILITTPFPRKTYMIDTGGKLNFSGKRIKPQIEKITIPFLKAQGISTIDGLFVTHQDADHVGDLGPLLEQVNVRNLYTAKGLIANPSFQKRIAGKMAQTRLTELLAGMQVKESKITFAIVYPFKAGEGKNEDSLSLLFRLANKTWLFTGDLGQEGEKEITANFALQVNYFKLGHHGSKTSSNPEFLRTLQPEKVFISAGRNNRFGHPHPETLQTLRTLGIPWVSTQDCGMISWIYGGFNRPQFNYFLPVKNK